The following proteins are co-located in the Sporolactobacillus pectinivorans genome:
- a CDS encoding glycoside-pentoside-hexuronide (GPH):cation symporter codes for MDQKHSITSRISYALGAFGHDMFFATLSTYFIMFVTTHLFNTGSASQNDKMISIITLIIFLLRFVELAVDPLIGNVIDNTKTRWGKFKPWVVIGGGVGSISLICLFTDFGGLTKSNPVLYLALFAIIYILMDMFYSFKDIAYWSMIPALSFDSHEREKTATFARIGSTIGGNIVGVVVMPLVLLFSISLNHGTGDSRGWFWFAVIVGTISFVTAVIVGLGTKEIDSALRKNKERTKFRDVFKVLFKNDQLMWLSLSYGLYTIGVTLTNSMELYYFSFILGDASKFSILAILNTIVGLFAVSVFPALAKKWKRKNVFFISITIMVLGLLLFSFADTSLPFVITAAVLFFIPQPLIFLVVLMTITDAVEYGQLKEGHRDESLTLSVRPLLDKLAGAVSNGVVGLTAVWVGMTTGASASSVTSAGKLIFKFMMLGIPFLLVIIGTFIFFKKVKLNEKMHAEIVDELEKKWGKNFDSSEDAVEMDQQIKNPSGESALNIYAPVDGELVPLSDVNDDVFASGKMGKGFVIKPKGNKVYAPFDGLIRMAFSTRHAVGIVSHTGVVVLIHIGIGTVNLKGEGFVTYFDRGKEVKRGELLIEFSPEIISQNGFDDIVITVFTNSDAYQSINTTEKHDVNHNEVVAEIIK; via the coding sequence ATGGATCAAAAGCATTCTATAACGTCGCGAATATCTTATGCCCTTGGTGCCTTTGGGCATGACATGTTTTTTGCTACTTTAAGCACGTACTTTATCATGTTTGTTACGACTCACCTGTTTAATACGGGCAGTGCTTCTCAAAATGATAAGATGATTTCAATCATTACTTTAATTATTTTTCTGCTTCGATTTGTCGAATTAGCTGTCGATCCTTTAATTGGAAATGTCATCGATAATACGAAAACCCGGTGGGGAAAATTTAAACCGTGGGTCGTTATTGGCGGCGGAGTGGGATCGATTTCACTGATCTGCTTATTTACGGATTTTGGCGGCCTGACGAAAAGTAATCCAGTTTTGTATCTTGCTTTGTTTGCAATCATCTATATTTTGATGGATATGTTTTATTCATTTAAGGATATAGCCTATTGGTCAATGATTCCGGCATTATCGTTCGATTCCCACGAAAGAGAGAAGACAGCTACATTCGCTCGAATCGGTTCGACTATTGGTGGAAATATTGTCGGAGTTGTCGTGATGCCGCTGGTTTTGTTATTTTCGATCAGCTTGAATCATGGGACCGGCGACAGCCGCGGCTGGTTCTGGTTTGCGGTAATTGTGGGGACGATTTCATTTGTCACTGCTGTTATTGTCGGCCTTGGTACAAAAGAAATTGATTCGGCACTCCGTAAAAATAAAGAGCGGACAAAGTTTAGGGATGTATTTAAAGTATTATTCAAAAATGATCAACTCATGTGGCTGTCCTTGTCTTATGGACTCTACACGATCGGCGTGACCCTAACGAATTCCATGGAGCTCTACTACTTTTCTTTTATTCTGGGAGATGCCAGCAAGTTTTCGATTCTGGCAATCTTAAACACAATCGTTGGTTTGTTTGCGGTTTCGGTCTTTCCGGCGCTGGCTAAAAAGTGGAAACGAAAAAACGTATTCTTTATCTCCATCACAATTATGGTTCTTGGACTGCTACTGTTCAGTTTTGCCGATACTTCTTTGCCGTTTGTTATTACGGCTGCGGTACTGTTCTTCATTCCTCAGCCTCTGATTTTTCTTGTCGTGCTGATGACTATTACGGATGCTGTTGAATATGGCCAGTTAAAAGAAGGGCATCGCGACGAAAGTCTGACACTGTCGGTTCGTCCTTTACTGGATAAGCTGGCAGGTGCCGTATCCAACGGTGTTGTCGGTCTGACAGCAGTATGGGTAGGCATGACCACAGGAGCATCAGCCAGCAGTGTGACCAGTGCGGGGAAACTGATCTTTAAATTCATGATGCTGGGTATCCCATTTTTACTAGTCATCATCGGTACTTTTATCTTCTTCAAAAAAGTCAAACTTAATGAGAAAATGCACGCGGAAATTGTCGATGAACTGGAGAAAAAGTGGGGCAAGAACTTTGATTCATCAGAGGACGCTGTCGAAATGGATCAGCAGATCAAGAACCCGTCCGGCGAATCGGCACTGAATATTTATGCGCCCGTCGACGGAGAGTTAGTCCCTCTCTCAGATGTTAATGATGATGTGTTTGCCAGCGGGAAAATGGGCAAAGGATTTGTAATTAAACCTAAAGGCAACAAAGTATATGCGCCGTTTGACGGCTTGATTCGCATGGCTTTTTCAACGCGTCATGCAGTCGGAATCGTTTCTCATACAGGAGTGGTTGTTTTAATTCATATCGGAATAGGAACAGTTAATTTGAAAGGTGAAGGCTTTGTCACTTATTTTGACAGAGGAAAAGAAGTGAAGAGAGGAGAATTGCTGATCGAATTCTCTCCGGAAATAATTTCTCAAAATGGATTTGATGATATTGTCATCACCGTCTTTACAAATTCGGATGCTTATCAATCGATTAATACGACAGAGAAACATGATGTCAATCATAATGAGGTTGTGGCAGAAATTATTAAATAA
- a CDS encoding alpha-galactosidase, with amino-acid sequence MAAHITYDGQKQVFHLSNHFLSYLMQVDQHGLLQHLYFGKKIRKYHDERSYPGLDRGFSGNVPSLNVGEQPDRTYSKDMILQEYSGNQTGDYREAGSIIRSDIGSVTVDWRYKGYEIIEGKPNLTKLPQSYVESDDEATTLNITLEDSALKVDAVLTYTIYTDRPVITRSVKLMNKSSATYYLEKIASAQIDFPKQDMEVISLPGAHVRERQIERQKIKHGTYRFESRRGTSSHHMNPFIALVHPDTTEFQGEALGIQLVYSGNHLFSLSKDYIDQTRLIVGINDYDFSWQLKGNSEFQTPEVIMVYSHEGLNDMSNTFHHLLRERVARGKHRFSERPVVINNWEATFMDFDTGKLKSIIDKAAEVGVEMFVLDDGWFGHRDDDTSSLGDWYEYKNKFEDGLGGIAQYAHEKGLKFGLWFEPEMISRDSDLFEQHPDYALQVPDREMTLSRSQYVLDFSRTEVVNNIFQQMIKILDNISLDYVKWDMNRHLTEVWSNAYAPMRQGEIYHRYILGLYDLMERLVERYPNILWEGCSGGGGRFDAGILYYFPQTWTSDNTDAVARLKIQYGTSLAYPISSMTSHVSESPNQQTGRSTTIDMRGDVAMSGVFGYELNLDELPEDELDSVRQQIKFYKKHRKLIQFGKFVRLDSPFVHNTVSWAFISEDQKKVLLFNFKILSEAQPEISVTKLKGLKSDSDYIEPATSEIYGGDELMNIGLYDFPVQQRDFVSSVRYFEALQ; translated from the coding sequence ATGGCAGCCCATATAACCTATGACGGGCAGAAACAAGTATTTCATCTGTCAAATCATTTTCTCAGCTATTTGATGCAAGTTGATCAGCATGGTTTACTACAACATTTATATTTTGGAAAAAAAATACGAAAATATCATGATGAAAGAAGTTATCCGGGTTTAGATCGCGGTTTTTCCGGTAATGTCCCCTCACTTAATGTGGGAGAACAACCGGACAGAACTTATTCAAAAGATATGATTCTGCAAGAATATTCTGGAAACCAAACGGGGGATTATCGGGAGGCAGGAAGTATTATTAGGTCTGATATTGGGTCGGTTACTGTAGATTGGAGATATAAAGGGTATGAAATCATCGAAGGTAAACCCAATTTAACGAAGTTGCCGCAAAGTTATGTTGAATCTGATGACGAAGCGACAACCCTTAATATTACGTTAGAAGATTCTGCACTAAAAGTAGACGCAGTTTTAACTTACACAATTTATACAGATCGACCTGTAATCACAAGATCAGTTAAGCTCATGAACAAATCATCAGCTACTTACTATTTGGAGAAGATTGCCAGTGCCCAAATTGATTTTCCAAAACAAGATATGGAAGTGATTAGTTTACCTGGGGCGCATGTAAGGGAGAGGCAAATTGAAAGGCAAAAAATTAAGCATGGCACTTATCGATTTGAAAGCCGTCGGGGTACTTCTTCCCATCATATGAACCCGTTTATTGCGTTGGTTCATCCTGATACTACAGAATTTCAGGGCGAAGCGCTTGGTATACAACTTGTTTATTCAGGAAATCACCTGTTTAGTTTAAGCAAGGATTACATCGACCAGACAAGATTAATTGTCGGTATTAACGATTATGATTTCTCATGGCAACTAAAGGGAAACAGTGAGTTCCAAACGCCAGAGGTGATTATGGTTTACTCTCATGAGGGATTAAATGATATGTCCAATACCTTTCATCATCTTTTAAGAGAAAGAGTTGCCAGAGGGAAACACAGATTTTCTGAACGTCCGGTTGTTATCAACAATTGGGAAGCAACGTTCATGGACTTCGATACCGGGAAACTAAAATCAATTATCGATAAAGCTGCTGAAGTCGGTGTTGAAATGTTTGTTTTAGACGATGGGTGGTTTGGCCATCGTGATGACGACACTTCCTCGTTAGGTGACTGGTATGAATATAAGAATAAATTTGAGGACGGGCTTGGCGGTATTGCCCAATATGCGCATGAAAAAGGTTTGAAATTTGGCTTGTGGTTTGAACCGGAAATGATATCGAGGGATTCTGATTTGTTTGAGCAGCACCCTGACTATGCTCTTCAGGTGCCTGATCGAGAAATGACACTATCAAGAAGTCAATATGTATTGGATTTTTCCAGAACGGAAGTAGTTAACAATATTTTTCAACAAATGATTAAGATTCTGGACAATATTTCGCTTGATTATGTTAAGTGGGATATGAACCGGCATTTGACAGAAGTCTGGTCTAATGCGTACGCGCCGATGCGGCAAGGTGAAATCTATCATAGATATATATTGGGCCTGTATGACTTAATGGAGCGCTTGGTTGAACGTTATCCCAATATACTTTGGGAAGGCTGCTCCGGGGGTGGAGGACGGTTTGATGCCGGTATTTTGTATTATTTTCCGCAAACATGGACGTCTGATAACACCGATGCAGTTGCCCGGTTAAAGATACAATATGGTACAAGTCTCGCCTATCCGATATCCAGCATGACATCTCACGTGTCTGAATCACCTAACCAGCAAACCGGGCGGAGTACCACAATAGATATGCGCGGTGATGTTGCGATGAGTGGTGTATTCGGGTATGAACTTAATCTTGATGAATTGCCGGAAGATGAACTAGATAGTGTCAGGCAGCAAATAAAATTTTATAAAAAACACAGGAAATTGATTCAATTTGGAAAATTTGTACGCTTAGACAGCCCTTTTGTTCATAATACGGTGTCCTGGGCATTTATTTCTGAGGATCAGAAAAAAGTGTTGCTTTTTAACTTTAAAATACTCTCTGAAGCACAACCGGAGATATCTGTAACGAAATTAAAAGGCCTTAAAAGCGACAGCGACTATATAGAGCCTGCTACTTCAGAAATTTACGGCGGTGATGAATTGATGAACATCGGTCTATACGATTTTCCAGTTCAGCAAAGGGATTTTGTATCAAGCGTTCGTTACTTTGAGGCATTGCAATAA